One Amycolatopsis sp. NBC_00355 genomic window carries:
- a CDS encoding TetR/AcrR family transcriptional regulator C-terminal domain-containing protein, which produces MDTETEPPRRGRPRRGREPLSRPRIVDAAMALAEAEGVERLTMRGVAKRLGVDAMSLYNHVANRDALLDAITEAVLAGLRLPAPSGDLDADVRAVAHAFRRTALRHPRCAPLVLTRQLDAPAALGPTEAVLAVLDRAGFQPDRAVRALRTSLAFLVGSLLREVSAGPAFSGADVEGAGRRETELTASGLPHVVAAAPHLAVCDHDAEFEFGVDALVAALAAVRG; this is translated from the coding sequence CGCGGCCGGCCCCGGCGGGGGCGGGAACCGTTGTCACGGCCGCGGATCGTCGACGCGGCGATGGCGCTCGCCGAGGCCGAAGGTGTCGAACGGCTGACCATGCGCGGCGTCGCCAAGCGCCTCGGCGTCGATGCGATGAGCCTCTACAACCACGTCGCGAACCGGGACGCGCTGCTCGACGCGATCACCGAGGCGGTGCTGGCGGGCCTGCGCCTGCCGGCCCCGAGCGGCGACCTCGACGCCGACGTCCGGGCGGTCGCCCACGCCTTCCGGCGCACCGCGCTGCGGCACCCGCGCTGCGCGCCGCTCGTGCTGACCCGCCAGCTCGACGCGCCCGCCGCGCTCGGGCCGACCGAGGCGGTGCTGGCCGTCCTCGACCGGGCCGGGTTCCAGCCGGACCGTGCCGTGCGCGCGCTGCGGACGTCGCTGGCCTTCCTGGTCGGCTCGCTGCTGCGGGAGGTGTCCGCGGGACCGGCGTTCAGCGGCGCCGACGTCGAAGGCGCCGGGCGGCGCGAAACCGAGCTGACGGCGTCCGGGTTGCCGCACGTCGTGGCGGCGGCGCCGCACCTGGCGGTCTGCGACCACGACGCCGAATTCGAGTTCGGCGTCGACGCTCTGGTCGCCGCGCTGGCGGCCGTCCGCGGCTGA
- a CDS encoding EF-hand domain-containing protein, giving the protein MGATAVDRIKLVFTLFDVDRNGYLEEQDFSTMADRVLQAAQGSGAAAKQAMEAAFHRYWTTLERELDANHDGRVSFEEYAACVLSPERFDATVTDFAQSLAALGDPDGDGMIERPLFVALMTAIGFDRDNIDALFDAFGPSAGDRVRVPVWTEAIKDYYSPDKVGITGDHLVANVAG; this is encoded by the coding sequence ATGGGTGCCACCGCGGTCGACCGGATCAAGCTCGTTTTCACCCTCTTCGACGTCGACCGGAACGGCTATCTCGAAGAACAGGACTTCTCGACGATGGCCGACCGCGTGCTGCAGGCGGCCCAAGGCTCCGGCGCCGCGGCGAAGCAGGCGATGGAAGCGGCCTTCCACCGGTACTGGACGACCCTGGAGCGGGAACTCGACGCGAACCACGACGGCAGGGTGAGCTTCGAGGAGTACGCGGCCTGCGTGCTGTCGCCGGAACGGTTCGACGCCACCGTGACGGACTTCGCGCAATCCCTGGCCGCACTGGGGGATCCGGACGGTGACGGGATGATCGAACGCCCGCTGTTCGTCGCCCTGATGACGGCGATCGGCTTCGACCGCGACAACATCGACGCCCTCTTCGACGCCTTCGGGCCGTCGGCCGGCGATCGCGTCCGGGTGCCGGTCTGGACCGAGGCGATCAAGGACTACTACAGCCCGGACAAGGTCGGCATCACCGGTGACCACCTGGTCGCGAACGTGGCCGGCTGA
- a CDS encoding isocitrate/isopropylmalate family dehydrogenase: MGAHRARPVVGLAVGRGTGPELADVFETVLTRIGLRHSTEIEIVRSPRLYHSYFTLKDERETERIRRLTEEDAGHYGQFCREQARAGVSAIFRTAINAQSLYLVRERLQAVKVDPITPALLLVRDQAQGFYTGENAHTPGTVTRTTVFSKEITEKVIVFALRRAWAQWPDDGPARIVLAYKFHLLDGALGEWVDEIAARLGVTVELCQPDTVNRNLIEHGLTPRTLVVAGNEWADIMHVVLLDAFGGERQERRYTENVLLHPEVDGLVEYQTVHGSADDLAGTGRVNPTATIRAAAAVAERHAGCPGAIAATEEALATVLARGVGTPDVGGRHSTTEVVAEVLAALDPAADRVPVAGA, from the coding sequence ATGGGCGCGCACCGCGCGCGGCCGGTCGTCGGGCTGGCGGTCGGCCGGGGCACGGGTCCGGAACTGGCGGACGTCTTCGAAACCGTGCTCACCCGAATCGGCCTGCGCCACTCGACCGAAATCGAAATCGTGCGCTCTCCCCGGCTGTACCATTCCTATTTCACCCTGAAGGACGAGCGCGAAACCGAGCGGATCCGCCGGCTCACCGAGGAGGATGCCGGCCACTACGGACAGTTCTGCCGGGAACAGGCGCGGGCGGGGGTTTCGGCGATCTTCCGCACGGCGATCAACGCCCAGTCGCTCTACCTGGTCCGGGAGCGGCTGCAGGCGGTCAAGGTCGACCCGATCACGCCGGCCCTGCTGCTGGTCCGGGACCAGGCCCAGGGCTTCTACACCGGCGAAAACGCGCACACGCCGGGCACGGTGACCCGCACGACGGTGTTCAGCAAGGAGATCACCGAGAAGGTGATCGTCTTCGCGCTGCGCCGGGCCTGGGCGCAGTGGCCCGACGACGGACCCGCCCGGATCGTCCTGGCGTACAAGTTCCACCTCCTGGACGGCGCGCTCGGCGAATGGGTCGACGAGATCGCCGCGCGGCTCGGCGTGACGGTCGAGCTCTGCCAGCCGGACACGGTGAACCGCAACCTGATCGAGCACGGCCTCACCCCGCGCACGCTGGTCGTCGCCGGCAACGAATGGGCCGACATCATGCACGTCGTGCTGCTCGACGCGTTCGGCGGCGAACGGCAGGAACGCCGCTACACCGAGAACGTCCTCCTGCACCCGGAGGTCGACGGCCTGGTCGAGTACCAGACCGTGCACGGCTCGGCCGACGACCTCGCCGGGACCGGCCGGGTCAACCCGACGGCCACGATCCGGGCCGCCGCGGCCGTCGCCGAACGGCACGCCGGCTGCCCGGGCGCCATCGCGGCGACCGAAGAGGCGCTGGCCACGGTCCTCGCCCGCGGCGTCGGCACGCCGGACGTCGGCGGCCGGCACTCGACCACGGAGGTCGTGGCCGAGGTGCTGGCCGCGCTGGACCCCGCCGCCGACCGGGTGCCGGTGGCGGGCGCGTGA